A stretch of Nonomuraea africana DNA encodes these proteins:
- a CDS encoding SET domain-containing protein codes for MLEDLEPDCWLHPDIEVRSSPIAGDGLFARAPIPAGTLVSRLGGRLVSGAELRALFAQASRHPDQPYIDTITVADEMHLVLPPRRPNGKGNHSCDPNLWWVDAYTLAARRDIAEGEEVTNDYATSTNAADFGMDCQCGAVRCRTKVTGNDWRLLDLQQRYGEHWVPALLTLIRQSTRS; via the coding sequence GTGCTGGAAGACCTCGAACCTGACTGCTGGCTGCACCCGGACATTGAGGTGCGGTCCTCACCGATCGCCGGTGACGGCCTGTTCGCCCGCGCCCCCATCCCAGCGGGCACGCTCGTGTCGCGGCTTGGTGGGCGTCTGGTATCCGGGGCCGAACTGCGGGCGCTGTTCGCCCAGGCCTCGCGACATCCCGACCAGCCGTACATCGACACCATCACGGTGGCCGACGAGATGCACCTGGTCCTGCCCCCTAGACGCCCCAACGGCAAGGGCAACCACAGCTGTGATCCGAACCTCTGGTGGGTCGACGCCTACACCCTCGCCGCGCGGCGCGACATCGCCGAGGGCGAGGAGGTGACCAATGACTACGCCACCAGCACAAACGCGGCGGACTTCGGCATGGACTGCCAGTGTGGCGCAGTGCGGTGCCGCACCAAGGTCACCGGCAATGACTGGCGGCTTCTCGATCTTCAACAGCGTTACGGCGAGCACTGGGTACCGGCCCTGCTGACGCTCATCCGGCAGTCGACCCGATCCTGA
- a CDS encoding IS256 family transposase encodes MSTVIQASTEIDLEDAAVARKKPDNSTDRELVAKLVDQARAEGVELVGENGLLGRLTKLVLESALEGEITDHLGYDKHERSGGETGNTRNGSRAKTVITDVGPVEITVPRDRDGSFEPKIVRKRQRRLSGVDEMVISLAAKGLTTGEISAHLAEVYGAEVSKQTISTITDKVLEGMAEWQNRPLDVVYPVIFIDAIHVKLREGQVANRPIYVAMAVTVDGERDILGLWAGDGGEGAKFWLHVLTEIKNRGVADALMVVCDGLKGLPQAIETVWPQAVVQTCVVHLLRASFRYAARQHWDAIAKALKPVYTAPTEAAALERFYEFAETWGGKYPAIVKLWEDAWAEFVPFLNFDTEIRRVICSTNAIESVNARIRRAVKARGHFPNEQAALKCVYMAIMSLDPTGKGRKRWITRWKAALNAFAITFEGRLNPTTR; translated from the coding sequence ATGAGTACTGTGATCCAGGCATCGACGGAGATCGACCTGGAGGACGCCGCGGTGGCGCGCAAGAAGCCGGACAACTCGACGGATCGGGAGCTGGTGGCCAAGCTGGTCGACCAGGCGCGGGCCGAAGGAGTCGAACTGGTCGGGGAGAACGGGCTGCTGGGCCGGCTGACCAAGCTGGTACTGGAGTCCGCTCTCGAAGGCGAGATCACCGACCATCTCGGCTACGACAAGCACGAACGCTCCGGCGGCGAGACGGGCAACACCCGCAATGGCAGCCGGGCCAAGACCGTCATCACCGACGTCGGGCCGGTGGAGATCACCGTCCCCCGCGATCGGGACGGCAGCTTCGAGCCGAAGATCGTGCGCAAGCGGCAACGACGGCTGTCCGGGGTGGATGAGATGGTCATCTCGCTGGCCGCCAAGGGCCTGACCACCGGCGAGATCTCCGCGCACCTGGCCGAGGTTTACGGCGCTGAGGTCTCCAAGCAGACCATCTCCACCATCACCGACAAGGTGCTGGAGGGGATGGCCGAGTGGCAGAACCGGCCGCTCGATGTCGTCTATCCGGTGATCTTCATTGACGCTATCCACGTCAAGCTGCGTGAGGGCCAGGTCGCCAACCGGCCGATCTACGTGGCGATGGCGGTCACCGTCGACGGCGAGCGTGACATCCTCGGGCTATGGGCCGGCGACGGCGGAGAGGGCGCCAAGTTCTGGCTGCACGTGCTGACCGAGATCAAGAACCGCGGCGTCGCTGACGCGCTGATGGTGGTCTGCGACGGCCTGAAGGGGCTGCCTCAGGCCATCGAGACCGTCTGGCCGCAGGCGGTGGTGCAAACGTGTGTCGTTCACCTGTTGCGCGCCAGCTTCCGCTACGCCGCCCGCCAGCACTGGGACGCCATCGCCAAGGCCCTCAAGCCCGTCTACACCGCCCCGACCGAGGCCGCCGCGCTCGAGCGCTTCTACGAGTTCGCCGAGACCTGGGGCGGCAAGTACCCGGCGATCGTGAAGCTATGGGAGGACGCCTGGGCCGAATTCGTGCCCTTCCTCAACTTCGACACCGAGATCCGCCGGGTGATTTGCTCCACCAACGCCATCGAGTCGGTCAACGCCCGCATCCGGCGGGCAGTCAAGGCCCGCGGCCACTTCCCGAACGAGCAAGCCGCGCTCAAGTGCGTCTACATGGCCATCATGAGCCTGGACCCGACCGGCAAGGGCCGCAAACGCTGGATCACCCGCTGGAAAGCCGCTTTGAACGCCTTCGCCATCACCTTCGAAGGCCGCCTGAACCCGACCACCCGATAA
- a CDS encoding transposase family protein — protein sequence MLFYRAALPLSSQTLSYLAGVLRRHRAAIRSTRRRLNPGQQAMLVLVYLRKGETFAEIAAGFGVGTATAWRYVRESVDLLARRSPRLEQALCAAKRTGYAFVVLDGTLIPIDRLAADRPFYSGKHKKHGMNIQVIAAPDGTPLWTSGSLPGSVHDLKAARIWGIIRRLKSADLVTLADKGYIGAGEHVRVPYKGKNKPASQKSANSAHAKLRGPGERANAQLKAWRILRKLRCCPLRAGQLVKAILVLQLREAR from the coding sequence GTGCTGTTCTACCGTGCCGCGCTGCCGTTGTCATCCCAGACCTTGAGCTACCTGGCCGGTGTGCTGCGGCGGCACCGCGCGGCGATCAGATCCACCCGACGGCGCCTCAACCCCGGCCAGCAGGCCATGCTCGTGCTGGTCTACCTGCGCAAAGGCGAGACGTTCGCCGAGATCGCCGCCGGGTTCGGCGTGGGGACGGCCACCGCCTGGCGCTACGTGCGGGAGTCCGTCGACCTGCTCGCCCGTCGCTCGCCCCGCCTGGAGCAGGCCTTATGCGCCGCCAAGCGCACCGGCTACGCCTTCGTGGTGCTGGACGGCACGCTCATCCCCATCGACCGCCTGGCTGCAGACCGGCCCTTCTACTCCGGCAAGCACAAGAAGCATGGCATGAACATCCAGGTCATCGCTGCTCCGGACGGCACCCCGCTGTGGACCTCGGGATCGCTGCCCGGCTCAGTCCATGACCTCAAGGCAGCTCGCATCTGGGGCATCATCCGCCGACTCAAGAGCGCCGACTTGGTCACCCTCGCAGACAAGGGCTACATCGGCGCAGGTGAGCACGTACGCGTGCCCTACAAGGGCAAGAACAAGCCGGCCTCGCAGAAGAGCGCGAACTCCGCCCACGCCAAGCTCCGCGGCCCCGGCGAGCGCGCCAACGCGCAACTGAAGGCCTGGCGCATCCTGCGCAAACTCCGCTGCTGTCCCCTTCGCGCAGGTCAACTCGTCAAGGCGATCCTCGTCCTACAACTCCGTGAAGCCCGCTGA
- the mobF gene encoding MobF family relaxase has translation MAWVSVIGPSMEQMEYRLQEGAGCGLAQPGEHAHEVADQQIAYRLADERALMWIGEGLREVGITPQTPLTTDQHEAAKALMSGVDPRTGEVLVEAKHLADPRAKLAGEPLVAALEAAAAERGVTVGRMLAARPAMVKRAAQLARGVDREGQAHLIRIHDVEKLARAAGLDLAQVYEASELAYAHKWRDATVRVGNRGYDLTLDVTKSVSVLYGLADAEFAAAIEGVFADAVVETVAAVEGWAAYGQRGHQGDGQRAERMDSTGLLGWVMWHRTARPVDGQAPDPHLHAHVAIANMARGLDGKWSAVGAGGRDIHRHAQAAGALLKARIRRVLIQSYGIAWKREETTGAWEIAAIPERTRVLFSKRNRQMKAVLERLGIDPASSKARHVAAAESRQARGKEAADGDLRAVWHRQADASASRADDDDGGEGAVAGYGQALAEACRHGRAVLPRRPSAAEIAAWIWRPEYGLTAHTKVVSRADVLAAVIDACPDGVEDLADAEALTDQVLACGPVVRLADAGAWHLTNSQRYSSSDILQAEQTVLETTRARYGQGVAVVDQEAAALAVDAFEVGNALAFSVGQREVLARLMSAGHGVDAVIGVAGAGKTTIMAAARSGFEARGLVVRGAATAAVAAANLAAESGIRSTTIATWLQLAVLLGEAERTGTKVVLIGDPLQLRAVGVGGAFRAVHRQVDGLTLTENRRQRDPMERKALELWRTDQRREALRTWGEHGRVHAGAGADDTMARLIADWATARQPYRGAGPQEVHDELAGVLVLAGTNEAVDRLNLAARAVRRELGEIVGPERRYAIAGGRHLVLAVGDHVRVRKNDYRARRGDGPIDVLNGYRGRVKAIDERGRVKVEWRTAGPEGPALQQAWLTPGEIAKGALSYGTAMTVAAAQGLTADHTLIYGAGLDPHTLYAAMTRDRQTARLYLPRELLESDADRAARGQVRGEADALQRALAAYAATLEGDRADRLLTPEPDPIAHQDPAARPPAAVDAARQQDDHEAVRAMLDKAQADIQLASARLALSRSPYGVGLLTDQALAERLASLTAQAEAAGAELAAAEHDRHRFARDGGGPAELALQAERDKLADDLRRIETAERAERRLQQARQQILEGRAEAERLRRRERELAAELEKLGSWRPSHRARRRDLVEVELPEVCERLQQLRERLAPVRVQGPAMEEAARESIAQAPRRVVWPMIRRRHDDLVSDFAAAQRGARSADVSGADSRAAAARLTREHARQELAAALDESERRADLPPDQRDIEHRVRRKEGTRLRAEREKAERERRSREAERERSRHRQLDLGHERPPPTQGRGGPTRGGFGR, from the coding sequence ATGGCGTGGGTCAGCGTGATCGGACCCTCCATGGAGCAGATGGAGTACCGGCTCCAGGAGGGCGCTGGTTGCGGCCTGGCCCAGCCCGGCGAGCACGCCCACGAGGTCGCCGACCAGCAGATCGCCTACCGGCTGGCCGACGAACGCGCGCTGATGTGGATCGGCGAGGGCCTGCGCGAGGTCGGAATCACGCCGCAGACGCCGCTGACAACCGATCAGCACGAGGCGGCCAAGGCGCTGATGAGCGGCGTCGACCCGCGCACCGGTGAGGTCCTGGTCGAGGCCAAGCACTTGGCTGACCCGCGCGCCAAGCTGGCAGGCGAGCCGCTGGTGGCAGCGTTGGAGGCGGCGGCCGCCGAGCGCGGCGTCACGGTCGGGCGGATGCTGGCGGCGCGTCCGGCGATGGTCAAGCGCGCCGCCCAGCTGGCGCGCGGCGTCGATCGTGAGGGCCAGGCGCACCTGATCCGCATCCACGACGTGGAGAAGCTCGCCAGGGCGGCCGGCCTCGATCTGGCGCAGGTGTATGAGGCCAGTGAGCTGGCCTATGCGCACAAGTGGCGCGATGCCACGGTGCGGGTGGGCAACCGCGGCTACGACCTCACCTTGGACGTCACCAAGAGCGTCAGCGTCTTATACGGCTTAGCCGACGCCGAGTTCGCGGCCGCGATCGAGGGCGTGTTCGCCGACGCCGTGGTGGAGACCGTGGCGGCCGTCGAAGGGTGGGCTGCCTACGGTCAGCGCGGCCACCAGGGCGACGGGCAGCGAGCCGAGCGGATGGACTCCACCGGCCTGCTGGGCTGGGTGATGTGGCATCGCACGGCCCGCCCGGTCGACGGACAGGCGCCCGACCCGCATCTGCACGCGCACGTGGCGATCGCCAACATGGCGCGCGGCCTGGACGGCAAGTGGTCGGCGGTCGGCGCGGGCGGCCGTGACATCCACCGGCACGCTCAAGCCGCCGGCGCGCTGTTGAAGGCGCGTATCCGGCGGGTGCTGATCCAGAGCTACGGCATCGCGTGGAAGCGCGAGGAGACCACGGGCGCGTGGGAAATCGCCGCCATCCCGGAGCGGACGCGGGTGCTGTTCTCCAAACGCAACAGGCAGATGAAGGCGGTGCTGGAACGGCTGGGAATCGACCCGGCCTCGAGCAAGGCGCGGCATGTGGCGGCCGCTGAGAGCCGCCAGGCCAGGGGCAAGGAAGCGGCTGACGGTGACCTGCGCGCAGTCTGGCATCGCCAGGCCGACGCGTCAGCCAGTCGCGCCGATGACGACGATGGCGGCGAAGGCGCTGTCGCCGGGTACGGCCAGGCCCTCGCCGAGGCATGCCGGCACGGCCGCGCGGTGCTGCCGCGACGGCCCAGCGCGGCCGAGATCGCGGCCTGGATCTGGCGGCCGGAGTACGGGCTGACCGCGCACACCAAGGTCGTCAGCCGTGCCGATGTGCTGGCCGCCGTTATCGACGCCTGCCCTGACGGGGTCGAGGACCTGGCGGACGCCGAAGCGCTCACCGACCAGGTGCTGGCCTGCGGGCCGGTGGTGCGGCTGGCGGATGCTGGCGCCTGGCATCTGACCAACAGCCAGCGCTACAGCAGCAGCGACATCCTGCAGGCCGAACAGACTGTCCTCGAAACCACGCGGGCCCGCTATGGCCAGGGCGTGGCGGTGGTCGACCAGGAGGCGGCCGCGCTGGCCGTCGACGCCTTCGAGGTCGGCAACGCCCTGGCCTTCTCGGTCGGGCAACGCGAGGTGCTGGCCCGGCTGATGTCGGCCGGGCACGGCGTGGACGCGGTCATCGGGGTGGCCGGGGCGGGCAAGACGACCATCATGGCCGCCGCCCGCTCCGGGTTCGAGGCGCGCGGCTTGGTGGTGCGCGGCGCCGCGACCGCCGCGGTGGCGGCCGCGAATCTGGCCGCCGAGTCCGGCATCCGGTCGACCACCATCGCCACCTGGCTGCAGCTGGCCGTCCTGCTGGGGGAGGCTGAGCGGACGGGCACCAAGGTGGTGCTGATCGGCGACCCGCTGCAGCTGCGCGCGGTCGGCGTCGGCGGCGCCTTCCGCGCCGTCCACCGCCAGGTCGACGGGCTCACCCTGACCGAGAACCGCCGCCAGCGCGACCCGATGGAACGCAAAGCGTTGGAGCTGTGGCGCACCGACCAGCGGCGCGAGGCGCTGCGCACCTGGGGCGAGCACGGCCGCGTGCACGCCGGGGCAGGCGCCGACGACACCATGGCACGCCTGATCGCCGACTGGGCGACCGCGCGCCAGCCGTACCGGGGCGCGGGTCCGCAGGAGGTGCATGACGAGCTGGCCGGGGTGCTGGTGCTGGCCGGCACCAACGAGGCCGTCGACCGGCTCAACCTCGCCGCCCGCGCGGTGCGGCGCGAGCTGGGCGAGATCGTCGGCCCCGAGCGCCGCTACGCCATCGCCGGCGGCCGCCACCTGGTGCTCGCGGTCGGTGACCACGTCCGGGTGCGGAAGAACGACTACCGCGCCCGCCGCGGCGACGGCCCGATCGACGTGCTCAACGGCTACCGCGGCCGCGTGAAGGCGATCGACGAGCGCGGCCGCGTGAAGGTCGAATGGCGCACCGCAGGCCCCGAAGGCCCGGCCCTGCAGCAGGCATGGCTCACCCCGGGCGAGATCGCCAAGGGCGCCCTGAGCTACGGCACCGCGATGACGGTGGCGGCCGCGCAAGGGCTGACCGCCGACCACACGCTGATCTACGGCGCCGGCCTGGACCCGCACACCTTGTATGCGGCGATGACCCGCGACCGGCAGACCGCCCGCCTGTATCTGCCGCGCGAGCTGCTGGAAAGCGACGCCGACCGCGCCGCCCGCGGCCAGGTCCGCGGCGAGGCCGACGCGCTGCAGCGCGCACTGGCCGCCTACGCCGCCACCCTGGAAGGCGATCGCGCCGACCGGCTTCTCACCCCCGAGCCGGACCCCATCGCGCACCAGGACCCGGCCGCACGCCCACCGGCCGCCGTCGACGCCGCACGCCAGCAGGACGATCACGAGGCTGTCCGGGCCATGCTCGACAAGGCTCAGGCCGACATCCAGCTCGCCAGCGCCCGCCTGGCCCTGTCCCGCAGCCCCTACGGCGTCGGCCTGCTGACCGATCAGGCGCTCGCCGAGCGCCTGGCCAGCCTCACCGCGCAGGCCGAGGCCGCCGGCGCCGAGCTGGCGGCCGCCGAGCACGACCGGCACCGCTTCGCCCGCGACGGCGGCGGCCCCGCCGAGCTCGCCCTACAGGCCGAACGCGACAAGCTCGCCGACGACCTGCGCAGGATCGAGACAGCCGAGCGCGCCGAGCGGCGGCTGCAGCAGGCCCGCCAGCAGATCCTCGAAGGCCGCGCCGAGGCCGAACGGCTGCGCCGGCGTGAGCGCGAGCTCGCCGCCGAACTGGAGAAGCTGGGCAGCTGGCGGCCTTCCCACCGCGCCCGCCGCCGCGACCTGGTCGAGGTCGAGCTGCCCGAGGTGTGTGAGCGTCTGCAGCAGCTGCGCGAGCGCCTGGCCCCGGTCCGCGTGCAGGGCCCGGCGATGGAGGAGGCCGCTCGGGAGAGCATTGCGCAGGCCCCGCGCCGCGTGGTGTGGCCGATGATCCGCCGCCGCCACGACGACCTGGTCAGCGACTTCGCGGCCGCCCAGCGCGGCGCCCGCAGCGCCGACGTCAGCGGCGCCGACAGCCGCGCCGCCGCCGCGCGGCTGACCCGCGAACATGCCCGGCAGGAGCTGGCCGCCGCCCTCGATGAGAGCGAGCGCCGCGCCGACCTGCCGCCCGACCAGCGCGACATCGAGCACCGGGTCCGCAGAAAGGAAGGCACCCGGCTACGCGCCGAACGCGAGAAGGCTGAGCGTGAGCGCAGGTCACGCGAGGCCGAACGCGAGCGGTCTCGTCACCGCCAGCTCGACCTCGGGCACGAGCGGCCGCCCCCGACGCAGGGCCGCGGCGGCCCCACCCGTGGCGGGTTCGGCCGCTGA
- a CDS encoding helix-turn-helix domain-containing protein translates to MALDFDISSAPRRPADFVALVEAIFGASDADEGTWLEWKSTLDLASKHGCHHIARAIIGFANRMPDEAARFTEGRAYLVVGVEPKNLQGIKPIDVVDLGKGVDPYLGNPGPRWRPTYVNVTLPSGSAQVLIIEVEAPRWGDPIFCMRKALLPTLEGAIYIRGNGDTRPPKAREIDALGERIRQGAQQVEVEVLVRAGAPVQPVDTSDQAVRQWLQIKERLAVESLLSWERSREVEHDDLARRFYQSGTLTGIHALSEALGKGRGQGLIRHIAEGRTPQKYREQVGAYLQRLADSWRQALLPGAAAHVAPIEFELNNLLAANLAEVEVRLYVPGNVHAVRPRPLTSRVANDSFVDLPHPPQPYGPRQASLIDIYPGLHSTPRMSPFTTMPGNAPSPPRPHIDNGGSTTITFPAVHLRPHHRVRLDPIVLVVEAPVPAVITARWWATSTSMNGTAQGQLSIPVADEPLPLAVVLTEGCVQLTVYLDLD, encoded by the coding sequence ATGGCGTTGGACTTCGACATCAGTTCTGCACCTCGACGCCCAGCCGATTTCGTGGCCCTGGTCGAGGCCATCTTCGGGGCCAGCGATGCCGACGAAGGCACCTGGTTGGAGTGGAAGTCCACGCTGGACCTAGCCAGCAAGCACGGCTGCCACCACATCGCTCGTGCCATCATCGGCTTCGCCAACCGCATGCCGGATGAGGCTGCCCGCTTCACCGAGGGACGCGCCTATCTGGTTGTGGGCGTCGAGCCGAAGAATCTGCAGGGCATCAAGCCCATCGATGTCGTCGACCTGGGCAAGGGGGTTGATCCCTACCTGGGGAATCCCGGTCCACGGTGGCGTCCAACGTATGTGAACGTCACCCTGCCGTCGGGTTCGGCTCAGGTTCTGATCATTGAAGTAGAGGCTCCGCGGTGGGGCGATCCCATCTTCTGCATGCGCAAAGCCCTACTGCCGACCCTCGAAGGCGCTATCTACATTCGCGGGAACGGAGACACTCGACCGCCGAAGGCTCGGGAGATCGACGCTTTGGGGGAACGGATACGCCAGGGAGCTCAGCAGGTTGAGGTTGAGGTGCTTGTGCGGGCTGGCGCGCCGGTCCAGCCCGTCGATACCAGTGATCAGGCTGTGCGGCAATGGCTGCAAATCAAGGAACGCCTGGCCGTGGAGTCGCTGCTGAGCTGGGAGCGCAGCCGTGAGGTCGAGCACGATGACCTGGCTCGCCGGTTCTACCAGTCCGGCACGCTGACGGGGATTCACGCTCTGAGCGAGGCCCTCGGCAAGGGGCGGGGACAAGGGCTAATCAGGCACATTGCCGAAGGGCGTACACCGCAGAAGTACCGCGAGCAAGTCGGGGCCTATCTACAACGCCTCGCCGACAGCTGGCGGCAGGCTCTGCTTCCCGGTGCGGCCGCGCATGTGGCCCCCATTGAATTTGAGCTGAACAATCTTCTTGCGGCCAACTTGGCCGAGGTCGAGGTGCGGTTGTATGTGCCCGGCAACGTCCACGCGGTCCGGCCCCGTCCCCTGACGTCGAGGGTGGCCAACGACAGTTTCGTCGATCTCCCGCATCCACCTCAGCCCTACGGCCCCCGACAAGCTTCACTGATCGACATTTACCCGGGCCTTCACTCGACCCCACGTATGTCCCCATTCACCACGATGCCGGGCAATGCGCCAAGCCCTCCGAGGCCGCATATCGACAACGGCGGCTCGACCACCATCACCTTCCCGGCCGTGCACTTGCGCCCCCATCATCGGGTCCGCTTGGACCCGATCGTGTTGGTGGTCGAGGCCCCTGTGCCAGCCGTCATCACCGCCCGATGGTGGGCCACCTCGACCAGCATGAATGGCACTGCCCAGGGCCAGTTATCCATTCCGGTCGCTGACGAGCCACTGCCGCTCGCCGTTGTGCTGACCGAGGGGTGTGTCCAGTTAACGGTGTATCTCGATCTTGATTAG